The stretch of DNA acaaatatttattgtctGTACATAAAAAATAcgagaaaaatatttgtcaatgagaaatatgaaaaatcatgaaaaaaaatatttatcactaatatacaaaataacacgagacaaatatttataagtgataaatataaaaaaatcacgagataaatatttatcactaattcataaaaaacacacataaaaaatatttatcattaatgaATATTAAGATGCAAGTTAATGATTTATAATTGATGcataaaaaacacaataaatatttgtcaatgataaatttaaaaaataataagacaaatatttacaCTTGATTTAtagaaacatttaaaataaatatttatcactaataaatattttaaaaaaaagctatcaaatatttttcactaattATAAATTCCAATTTATTGGTGACTATacgttttttatataaaaaaatagtgaatGACTTATTGTATTGATATTCTTTAGTTATGatctgataaaaaaatatagtaagtACCAGTACCtcagttgataaaaaaaacaaggTAGTTGTTAACGAAAAACCAAagagaaaaggaaagaaatgaCTTTGGTAATGGTACTATTAATTACAGGAAGTTCGGAGACCGTTACAAAATGAAAGGATTCCACCACGTCACACCTCCCATTCAACGAACGAATCCTCCGTCCTTCCAACAATAGAACCACGCCACTCCTTCTCACCCAAATCATTTCACTTTCTTCCACTCTCTCCTTCTTTTCTAACCTTTTTTTGTTTCATCGCTTCTCAGGTAGTAATTATTCTAATATCTAATACGAAATGCTAAATGATTAGATATATAATCCATCACTATGCATTCTCTTTTCCtgattctttttttcttttggttttaTAGATGGATCGGCGGAAAATGTTTGATAGGCAACAGAGCTCAACGGGGACGCCGTCGTCACCGTCATCACCCGTGACGATGTCGCCGCTGAACCNNNNNNNNNNNNNNNNNNNNNNNNNNNNNNNNNNNNNNNNNNNNNNNNNNNNNNNNNNNNNNNNNNNNNNNNNNNNNNNNNNNNNNNNNNNNNNNNNNNNNNNNNNNNNNNNNNNNNNNNNNNNNNNNNNNNNNNNNNNNNNNNNNNNNNNNNNNNNNNNNNNNNNNNNNNNNNNNNNNNNNNNNNNNNNNNNNNNNNNNNNNNNNNNNNNNNNNNNNNNNNNNNNNNNNNNNNNNNNNNNNNNNNNNNNNNNNNNNNNNNNNNNNNNNNAGGTTCCACTGGCTCTGCCATGACAAATGTCAGGAGAGCGCAGAACAATGCCACCAAAGCTGCCGCTCAGAGACTTGCACAGGTTATGTCGCATCAAACTATTGACGAAGAAGAAGACGAAGACGACATTCCTCTTGATTATTCTTCGATCAGTGTCACCGGAAGCATTGGACTCGGTGGTGGAAGAGCAATGCGACCTCGCTCTCCCATGGTAACTAACTACCTTCACGCcctttcatattattttaaattgcaGCCGTGGTTGGAGGAGAATGCGGCTGCAATTGACGATATTGTTGTATCTAAAatcattatattaatttatataaattgaaCTGATTTGATCTTCTTGTTGTATTCTATTAGACAGTTAAGAGTACTCCAGAACAACCTCTACCAGCGAGATCGCGTTCACCAATTGTAATATTAGCTTCACAGTGtttgaattattatatatttagatcacaatgtttatgaaaaatttaaacgTCTGATTTCTGTGTTGTTTTTATTAGTCAGTTCGCTCTGCTCAAGAACAACCTCTATCTGCAAGATCGCGGTCACCGATGGTATATTTTGGCTTCACAATCATAGCCTTTGAAATTTTGATATAGCTAAATTATTTCtcgaaaatttataacaaatcaAAAGTAGTCTTTTATTTCTATGAATTGTTAAATCCATCGCTAGAAAATGTCATCAATGATCTAGTTAACATGTTGCGTCATAATAATCTATAAGAATAAATGACAATTCAACCAACCTTTACAATTTTAGGGAAGTAGGCGGAAGTTAAGAACAATTTTGacacatatttataattttgcgGATGAATTTGCCTATAATTTTAGATCATagtgttttgtttgaaaattttgaaacctCTGTTTTGctgttattgtttttattagtCATTTCGCTCTGCTCAAGAACAACCTCCACCTGCAAGACCACGTTCCCCAGCGCCGCCAGTGGTAATTGCCTTCTTCACTCTCAGTTGAAGTAAATGTTGCTTAATTGGAACACATTTGTGGAACTTTGATTATCTTTCTATTAGTCAGTTCGCTCCGTTCAAGAACAACCCCAATCTTTAAGAGCCATATCAAGTGTTCGATCATCTTTCCCTGCAAATGCTGCCGAGCAAACCCCATCACGAATTTCCCCACATGCCAATCAAGTGGAGCAACAGCCACCCTCTGCTCGTTCGACAATGGGAAATAGAACCCTCGATCTGTCTCCCTCAGCACGCAGTTTAGCCATTTCTCGGTCGGCTCAATCTAGTAATGCGAACAATGATCAACCTCCATCTGCTCGAGCAAACTCAGGGCGTCCTAGTGGACTTTCGAAAGTGGTTCCCTTGGTGCCAGCTAGTGTACCTATCACACTCAGGCCAACTACTTCTGGTGGCGTTCCTCCATCAGAGTCTATCGTAGATATTAAAAAAGACAGGAGGTAACATCGGATGTTGTTCCTGTTCTTGTTTGCATTGTGGCTATATGTGCTtctttttgattattttctaaatctatcttatttattctttttcaatCCCAATTAATATATAAGAGGAATGcttatttcaagaaaaaaatatatatgaatgaacGAATGTTAAgaagacattttttttatactctCTTTATAATGCTATTTGGataattgaatttgaattaaatcttaagGCGGTCCTACTAATTaacaattgatgaatcaatcacattttataaattaaaaagcaAAGGTAGTGGTTTGAATAAATGCGTAACTAAAAATTATTGCAGCTTAACTTTGGTGCGGTTCATGCCACCCTTTTTTGTAACATCCGACATTTTGCTTTTTAGTAATAGGTATGAATGCTGCATTGAGGTGCAAACTTTACCTTCCAACACATATGTAATGCTATGCATTTCTGATGAACATGTAGATTGTCACTTGATCTGGGGAGTATGAAAGTAAGAGAAAATGTCAATCAGCAGCAGCAGCGCCCTGCTACTGAGCTTGAGGATGAGGTATGGTCAATGTCACTAATAAATCAATGTTAATAGTTAGTATACTCATCAATTggaaatattgttatctttatatTACTTACAAAGCAAACAGCCATGTATTTCTACTTCTTTCTCCCTTCCACCCCCTTTAATATTAGCGCACTTTCATTTCTTAATCTTCAATTGCCTGGTGCATACATAATTGCTATCTCTTTTTAGGAATCTACTAATTAGATGTAAACTTCAATGCAGCTTGATATGCTACAAGAAGAAAACGACAATTTACTTGAAAAGGTGATAACATAC from Cicer arietinum cultivar CDC Frontier isolate Library 1 chromosome 3, Cicar.CDCFrontier_v2.0, whole genome shotgun sequence encodes:
- the LOC101504786 gene encoding uncharacterized protein isoform X2: MTNVRRAQNNATKAAAQRLAQVMSHQTIDEEEDEDDIPLDYSSISVTGSIGLGGGRAMRPRSPMTVKSTPEQPLPARSRSPISVRSAQEQPLSARSRSPMSFRSAQEQPPPARPRSPAPPVSVRSVQEQPQSLRAISSVRSSFPANAAEQTPSRISPHANQVEQQPPSARSTMGNRTLDLSPSARSLAISRSAQSSNANNDQPPSARANSGRPSGLSKVVPLVPASVPITLRPTTSGGVPPSESIVDIKKDRRLSLDLGSMKVRENVNQQQQRPATELEDELDMLQEENDNLLEKLRLAEERCDEAESRVRQLEQQVANLGEGVTLEARLLSRQEAALQQREAALKIASKSHGGFQGSTALQTDAETAREEATYALEKLRLMTQRMILTTEEMEDVVLKRCWLARYWNLCFQHGIHAEIAEAKSKYWSTFAPNPVDVVLAAGEKAKKETDLDLEDTEDQRDLNELSGEGNIENMLFVEQGLRELASLKGQFSSVIYSSTTAVIWKEMHRRFQQHNVHPL